One Streptomyces sp. P9-A2 DNA window includes the following coding sequences:
- the ruvA gene encoding Holliday junction branch migration protein RuvA: MIAFVSGTVAALAPDAAVVEVGGVGMAVQCTPNTLSTLRVGRTARLATSLVVREDSLTLYGFADDDERQTFELLQTASGVGPRLAQAMLAVHAPDTLRRAVATADEKALTAVPGIGKKGAQKLLLELKDRLGAPVGTATAASPVVAGWRDQLHAALIGLGYATREADEAVAAVTPQAEAAGGTPQVGALLKAALQTLNRAR, encoded by the coding sequence ATGATCGCCTTCGTCAGCGGCACGGTCGCCGCGCTCGCACCCGACGCCGCGGTCGTCGAGGTCGGCGGCGTCGGCATGGCCGTCCAGTGCACGCCGAACACGCTGTCCACGCTGCGGGTCGGCCGAACCGCCCGGCTCGCCACCTCCCTCGTCGTACGCGAGGACTCGCTCACCCTCTACGGCTTCGCGGACGACGACGAGCGGCAGACCTTCGAACTGCTGCAGACCGCCAGCGGCGTCGGCCCCCGCCTCGCCCAGGCGATGCTGGCCGTGCACGCCCCGGACACGCTGCGCCGGGCCGTCGCGACCGCCGACGAGAAGGCGCTCACCGCCGTCCCCGGCATCGGCAAGAAGGGCGCCCAGAAGCTGCTCCTGGAGCTGAAGGACCGCCTCGGCGCGCCGGTGGGCACGGCGACCGCCGCGAGCCCCGTCGTCGCCGGCTGGCGCGATCAGCTGCACGCCGCCCTGATCGGCCTCGGCTACGCGACGCGCGAGGCCGACGAGGCCGTCGCCGCCGTCACCCCCCAGGCCGAGGCGGCCGGGGGCACACCCCAGGTGGGCGCGCTGCTGAAGGCGGCCCTGCAGACCCTGAACCGCGCCCGCTAG
- the ruvC gene encoding crossover junction endodeoxyribonuclease RuvC, with protein MRVLGVDPGLTRCGVGVVEGVAGRPLTMLGVGVVRTPAHADLGHRLVAVEQGLEQWLDEYRPEFVAVERVFSQHNVRTVMGTAQASAVALLCASRRGIPVALHTPSEVKAAVTGSGRADKAQVGAMVTRLLRLDAPPKPADAADALALAICHIWRAPAQNRLQQAAALHASRTAPRTAPRTTTARTAASRASGPRTPTAPIPSPNPSPDPSKGRTA; from the coding sequence GTGCGTGTACTGGGGGTGGACCCGGGACTGACGAGATGCGGTGTCGGGGTGGTCGAAGGGGTCGCGGGGCGACCGCTGACCATGCTCGGCGTGGGCGTCGTGCGCACGCCCGCCCACGCCGATCTCGGTCACCGTCTCGTCGCCGTCGAGCAGGGCCTCGAGCAGTGGCTGGACGAGTACCGGCCGGAGTTCGTCGCCGTCGAGCGCGTCTTCAGCCAGCACAACGTCCGTACGGTGATGGGCACCGCCCAGGCGAGCGCCGTCGCCCTGCTGTGCGCCTCCCGCCGGGGGATTCCCGTCGCCCTGCACACCCCCAGCGAGGTCAAGGCGGCCGTGACCGGTTCCGGGCGCGCTGACAAGGCCCAGGTCGGTGCGATGGTCACCCGTCTGCTGCGGCTCGACGCGCCCCCGAAGCCCGCCGACGCGGCAGACGCCCTCGCCCTAGCCATCTGCCACATCTGGCGGGCCCCCGCGCAGAACCGGCTCCAGCAGGCCGCCGCTCTGCACGCCTCGCGCACCGCACCGCGCACCGCCCCCCGCACGACCACTGCGCGCACGGCCGCCTCGAGGGCGTCCGGCCCGAGAACACCCACAGCACCGATCCCCTCACCGAACCCATCACCCGACCCATCGAAGGGGCGCACCGCATGA
- a CDS encoding YebC/PmpR family DNA-binding transcriptional regulator, whose product MSGHSKWATTKHKKAVIDAKRGKLFAKLIKNIEVAARMGGVDLEGNPTLYDAVQKAKKQSVPNKNIDSAVKRGGGLEAGGADYETIMYEGYGPNGVAVLIECLTDNRNRAASDVRVAMTRNGGSMADPGSVSYLFHRKGVVIVPKGELTEDDILTAVLDAGAEEVNDLGESFEVLSEATDLVEVRTALQGAGIDYDSADAHFVPTMQVELDEEGAKKIFKLIDALEDSDDVQNVFANFDVSDEIMEKVEA is encoded by the coding sequence ATGTCCGGCCACTCTAAATGGGCCACGACGAAGCACAAGAAGGCCGTGATCGACGCCAAGCGCGGCAAACTCTTCGCGAAGCTGATCAAGAACATCGAGGTCGCCGCGCGTATGGGCGGTGTCGATCTGGAGGGCAACCCGACCCTCTACGACGCCGTTCAGAAGGCCAAGAAGCAGTCGGTGCCGAACAAGAACATCGACTCCGCCGTCAAGCGCGGCGGCGGTCTCGAGGCAGGTGGTGCCGACTACGAGACGATCATGTACGAGGGCTACGGCCCGAACGGTGTCGCGGTGCTCATCGAGTGCCTCACCGACAACCGCAACCGTGCCGCCTCCGACGTGCGCGTCGCGATGACCCGCAACGGCGGCTCGATGGCCGACCCGGGTTCGGTGTCGTACCTGTTCCACCGCAAGGGTGTCGTGATCGTCCCCAAGGGCGAGCTGACCGAGGACGACATCCTCACCGCCGTCCTGGACGCGGGCGCCGAGGAGGTCAACGACCTCGGTGAGTCCTTCGAGGTGCTCAGCGAGGCCACCGACCTGGTCGAGGTCCGTACCGCTCTGCAGGGCGCCGGGATCGACTACGACTCCGCCGACGCCCACTTCGTCCCGACCATGCAGGTCGAGCTGGACGAGGAGGGCGCCAAGAAGATCTTCAAGCTGATCGACGCGCTGGAGGACAGCGACGACGTGCAGAACGTCTTCGCCAACTTCGACGTGAGCGACGAGATCATGGAGAAGGTCGAGGCGTAG
- the pdxT gene encoding pyridoxal 5'-phosphate synthase glutaminase subunit PdxT, whose amino-acid sequence MSDIVIGVLALQGDVREHLVALAAADAVARPVRRPEELAEVDGLVLPGGESTTISKLAVLFGLMEPLRTRVREGMPVYGTCAGMILLAEKILDPRSGQETVGGVDMIVRRNAFGRQNESFEAAVDVRGIEGGPVHGVFIRAPWVESAGAGVEVIAEHDGRIVAVRQGNALATSFHPELTGDHRVHGLFVDMARGYRAAGS is encoded by the coding sequence ATGAGCGACATCGTCATCGGTGTCCTGGCCCTCCAGGGCGACGTACGGGAGCACCTCGTCGCCCTGGCCGCGGCCGACGCCGTCGCCAGGCCGGTGCGGCGCCCGGAGGAGCTCGCCGAGGTCGACGGCCTGGTCCTCCCCGGCGGGGAGTCCACCACCATCTCCAAGCTGGCCGTCCTGTTCGGCCTGATGGAGCCCCTGCGCACACGCGTGCGGGAGGGCATGCCGGTCTACGGCACCTGTGCCGGGATGATCCTGCTCGCCGAGAAGATCCTCGACCCTCGCTCCGGTCAGGAGACCGTGGGAGGCGTAGACATGATCGTGCGCCGCAACGCGTTCGGACGGCAGAACGAGTCGTTCGAGGCGGCGGTCGACGTCAGAGGCATCGAGGGCGGTCCCGTGCACGGGGTCTTCATCCGTGCCCCCTGGGTCGAGTCCGCCGGCGCCGGCGTGGAGGTGATCGCCGAGCACGACGGACGCATCGTCGCCGTCCGCCAGGGCAATGCGCTGGCCACGTCGTTCCACCCGGAACTGACGGGTGATCACCGAGTGCACGGCCTGTTCGTCGACATGGCGCGCGGGTACCGGGCGGCCGGATCCTAG
- the pdxS gene encoding pyridoxal 5'-phosphate synthase lyase subunit PdxS translates to MSSTLSENQGPETGTARVKRGMAEQLKGGVIMDVVTPEQAKIAEDAGAVAVMALERVPADIRKDGGVARMSDPDMIDGIIAAVSIPVMAKSRIGHFVEAQVLQSLGVDYIDESEVLTPADEVNHSDKWSFTTPFVCGATNLGEALRRIAEGAAMIRSKGEAGTGNVVEAVRHLRQIKNEIARLRGFDNHELYAAAKELRAPYELVKEVAELGRLPVVLFSAGGVATPADAALMRQLGAEGVFVGSGIFKSGDPAKRAAAIVKATTFYDDPKIIAEASRNLGEAMVGINCDTLPEAERYANRGW, encoded by the coding sequence GTGTCCAGCACGCTCTCCGAAAACCAGGGTCCCGAGACCGGCACCGCCCGTGTGAAGCGCGGCATGGCCGAGCAGCTCAAGGGCGGCGTGATCATGGACGTCGTCACACCGGAGCAGGCGAAGATCGCCGAGGACGCGGGCGCCGTCGCCGTCATGGCACTGGAGCGCGTCCCCGCCGACATCCGCAAGGACGGTGGCGTGGCCCGTATGTCCGACCCGGACATGATCGACGGCATCATCGCGGCCGTCTCCATCCCGGTCATGGCCAAGTCCCGCATCGGCCACTTCGTCGAGGCGCAGGTGCTGCAGTCGCTCGGCGTCGACTACATCGACGAGTCCGAGGTCCTCACCCCGGCCGACGAGGTCAACCACTCCGACAAGTGGTCGTTCACCACCCCCTTCGTCTGCGGTGCCACCAACCTCGGCGAGGCCCTGCGCCGTATCGCCGAGGGCGCCGCGATGATCCGCTCCAAGGGCGAGGCCGGCACCGGAAACGTCGTCGAGGCCGTGCGCCACCTGCGTCAGATCAAGAACGAGATCGCCCGGCTGCGCGGCTTCGACAACCACGAGCTGTACGCCGCCGCCAAGGAGCTGCGCGCCCCGTACGAGCTGGTCAAGGAGGTCGCCGAGCTGGGCAGGCTGCCGGTCGTGCTGTTCTCCGCCGGTGGTGTCGCCACCCCCGCCGACGCCGCTCTGATGCGTCAGCTCGGTGCCGAGGGCGTCTTCGTCGGCTCCGGCATCTTCAAGTCCGGCGATCCGGCCAAGCGCGCCGCCGCCATCGTGAAGGCGACCACCTTCTACGACGACCCGAAGATCATCGCGGAGGCGTCCCGCAACCTCGGCGAGGCCATGGTCGGCATCAACTGCGACACCCTCCCCGAGGCCGAGCGCTACGCCAACCGCGGCTGGTAG
- a CDS encoding glycosyltransferase family 4 protein has product MRIGIVCPYSWDVPGGVQFHIRDLAEYFIRLGHEVSVLAPADDETPLPPYVVSAGRAVPVPYNGSVARLNFGFLSAARVRRWLHEGAFDVIHIHEPTSPSLGLLACWAAQGPIVATFHTSNPRSRAMIAAYSILQAALEKISARIAVSEYARRTLVEHLGGDAVVIPNGVDVDFFARAEPEPAWQGDTIGFVGRIDEPRKGLPVLMRALPKILAARPQTRLLVAGRGDEKEAVQRLPAELRSRVEFLGMVSDEDKARFLRSVDVYVAPNTGGESFGIILVEAMSAGAPVLASDLDAFAQVLDRGAAGELFPNEDADALAEAAVRLLGDPERRAKLRERGSAHVRRFDWSTVGADIMSVYETVTAGAAAVAADERTTGLWSRFGPVRD; this is encoded by the coding sequence GTGAGGATCGGCATCGTCTGCCCGTACTCCTGGGACGTACCGGGCGGCGTCCAGTTCCACATCCGTGACCTGGCCGAGTACTTCATCCGCCTCGGCCACGAGGTGTCCGTCCTCGCCCCGGCCGACGACGAGACCCCGCTGCCGCCGTACGTCGTCTCGGCCGGCCGCGCGGTGCCGGTGCCGTACAACGGCTCGGTGGCCCGGCTCAACTTCGGCTTCCTGTCGGCGGCCCGGGTGCGTCGCTGGCTCCACGAGGGCGCCTTCGACGTGATCCACATCCACGAGCCGACCTCGCCCTCACTCGGCCTGCTGGCCTGCTGGGCGGCCCAGGGACCCATTGTCGCCACCTTCCACACGTCCAACCCGCGCTCCAGGGCCATGATCGCCGCGTACTCCATCCTGCAGGCGGCGCTGGAGAAGATCAGCGCACGGATCGCGGTGAGCGAGTACGCCCGCCGCACACTCGTCGAACATCTCGGCGGCGACGCGGTGGTGATCCCGAACGGGGTGGACGTCGACTTCTTCGCCCGGGCCGAGCCCGAACCCGCGTGGCAGGGCGACACGATCGGCTTCGTCGGCCGCATCGACGAGCCCCGCAAGGGCCTGCCGGTGCTGATGCGGGCCCTGCCGAAGATCCTCGCCGCCCGCCCGCAGACGCGGCTGCTGGTCGCGGGGCGCGGCGACGAGAAGGAGGCGGTGCAGAGGCTGCCCGCCGAACTCCGTTCCCGGGTCGAGTTCCTCGGCATGGTCAGCGACGAGGACAAGGCCCGTTTCCTGCGCAGCGTCGACGTGTACGTGGCGCCCAACACCGGCGGCGAGAGCTTCGGCATCATCCTGGTCGAGGCGATGTCCGCGGGGGCACCGGTGCTCGCCTCCGATCTGGACGCCTTCGCCCAGGTACTCGACCGGGGGGCGGCCGGCGAGCTGTTCCCCAACGAGGACGCCGACGCGCTCGCCGAGGCCGCGGTACGCCTCCTGGGAGACCCGGAACGGCGTGCGAAGCTGCGCGAGCGGGGCAGCGCCCACGTCCGCCGCTTCGACTGGTCGACCGTCGGCGCGGACATCATGTCCGTCTACGAGACGGTGACCGCCGGAGCGGCGGCGGTGGCGGCCGACGAGCGGACGACGGGACTGTGGTCGCGCTTCGGGCCGGTGAGGGACTGA
- a CDS encoding phosphatidylinositol mannoside acyltransferase, which translates to MSARDRLSDALYGAGWATVKKLPEPVAVRLGRTIADIAWKRRGQGVLRLESNYARVVPDAGPERLAELSRAGMRSYLRYWMESFRLPAWSPERIANGIDIKDIHRVTDGMAAGKGVVLALPHLANWDLAGAWATTGLGIPFTTVAERLKPETLYDRFVAYREGLGMEVLPHSGGSAFGTLARRLRDGGLVCLVADRDLSASGVEVEFFGETARMPAGPALLAQHTGALLLPATLWYDDSPVMRGRVHPAVPVPESGTRAEKTSVMTQALADAFATGIADHPEDWHMLQRLWLKDLDPARDPGQDAREGTP; encoded by the coding sequence GTGAGCGCGCGGGACCGCCTGAGCGACGCTCTGTACGGCGCCGGCTGGGCCACCGTCAAGAAGCTCCCCGAACCCGTCGCCGTGCGGCTCGGCCGGACCATCGCCGACATCGCCTGGAAGCGGCGCGGCCAGGGCGTGCTCCGGCTGGAGAGCAACTACGCGCGCGTGGTGCCCGACGCGGGCCCCGAGCGGCTCGCCGAACTGTCCCGCGCGGGCATGCGTTCGTACCTGCGGTACTGGATGGAGTCATTCCGGCTGCCCGCCTGGAGCCCGGAGCGCATCGCGAACGGCATCGACATCAAGGACATCCACCGGGTGACCGACGGCATGGCGGCCGGCAAGGGTGTCGTCCTCGCGCTGCCGCACCTCGCCAACTGGGATCTCGCGGGCGCCTGGGCCACCACCGGGCTCGGTATTCCGTTCACCACCGTCGCCGAGCGTCTGAAGCCGGAGACGCTGTACGACCGCTTCGTCGCCTACCGCGAGGGCCTCGGCATGGAGGTGCTCCCGCACAGCGGCGGCAGCGCGTTCGGCACGCTGGCCCGGCGGCTGCGCGACGGGGGACTGGTCTGCCTGGTCGCCGACCGCGACCTGTCGGCCTCCGGTGTGGAGGTCGAGTTCTTCGGGGAGACCGCGCGGATGCCGGCCGGCCCCGCCCTGCTCGCCCAGCACACCGGGGCGCTGCTGCTGCCGGCGACGCTCTGGTACGACGACTCGCCCGTGATGCGGGGCCGGGTCCATCCAGCGGTCCCGGTCCCCGAGTCAGGTACGCGGGCCGAGAAGACGTCCGTCATGACACAGGCGCTGGCCGACGCCTTCGCCACGGGGATCGCCGACCATCCGGAGGACTGGCACATGCTGCAGCGCTTGTGGCTCAAGGATCTCGATCCGGCGCGGGACCCCGGCCAGGACGCCCGGGAGGGGACTCCGTGA
- the pgsA gene encoding phosphatidylinositol phosphate synthase: protein MLNKYARAFFTRVLTPFAAFLIRRGVSPDTVTLIGTAGVVAGALVFYPLGEFFWGTVVITLFVFSDLVDGNMARQLGRSSRWGAFLDSTLDRVADGAVFGGFALWYAGRGDDIVLCAVSIFCLASGQVVSYTKARGESIGLPVAVNGLIERAERLVISLVAAGLAGLHAFGVPGIQYLLPVALWIVAVGSLITLIQRVVTVRRESAEAEAAEEQEAAGQQKAVGEQEARGSGAAK from the coding sequence ATGCTGAACAAGTACGCGCGTGCATTCTTCACGCGTGTCCTCACACCGTTCGCCGCGTTTCTCATCCGGCGGGGGGTCAGCCCGGACACGGTCACGCTCATCGGCACCGCCGGTGTGGTCGCGGGCGCGCTGGTCTTCTACCCCCTGGGCGAGTTCTTCTGGGGCACGGTCGTGATCACGCTGTTCGTGTTCTCCGACCTCGTCGACGGCAACATGGCCCGCCAGCTGGGCCGCTCCAGCCGCTGGGGTGCCTTCCTCGACTCCACCCTCGACCGGGTCGCCGACGGGGCCGTCTTCGGCGGCTTCGCCCTGTGGTACGCGGGCCGGGGCGACGACATCGTGCTGTGCGCCGTGTCGATCTTCTGCCTGGCCAGCGGCCAGGTGGTGTCGTACACCAAGGCGCGCGGCGAGTCGATCGGACTGCCGGTGGCCGTGAACGGGCTGATCGAAAGGGCCGAGCGGCTCGTGATCTCGCTGGTCGCGGCCGGTCTGGCGGGTCTGCACGCGTTCGGTGTCCCCGGTATCCAGTACCTGCTGCCGGTCGCCCTGTGGATCGTCGCCGTCGGCAGCCTGATCACGCTGATCCAGCGGGTCGTCACGGTGCGCCGGGAGTCCGCCGAGGCGGAGGCCGCCGAGGAGCAGGAGGCCGCCGGGCAGCAGAAGGCCGTCGGGGAGCAGGAGGCCCGCGGGAGCGGGGCCGCGAAGTGA
- a CDS encoding elongation factor G-like protein EF-G2, translating into MGDKAHTHPGAAGRAQAADHPTSVRNVVLVGHSGSGKTTLVEALALTAGAVNRAGRVEDGGTVSDYDDIEHRQQRSVQLSLVPLEWDGIKINLLDTPGYADFVGELRAGLRAADAALFVVSASDGVDGPTRMMWDECAAVGMPRAIVVTHLEAARADFTEMTRVCARTFGGDDPDAVLPLYLPLHGPEGPDGHAPVTGLIGLLTQKLFDYSSGERKEYEPDPDRLPLIEEARDRLIEGIIAESEDETLMDRYLGGEPCDVKTLIEDLEKAVARGGFFPVLAAAPAAEGTRQGLGTVELLGLITGGFPTPLEHGTPRVTTVDGTPRELNPCDPDAPLVAEVVKTSSDPYVGRISLIRLFSGTLRADQTVHVSGHGLADRGHEDHDVDERIGALSTPFGKQQRPVSHVIAGDLACVAKLGRAETGDTLSAKDDPLLMEPWEMPDPLLPLAIQAHSKPDEDKLSQGLARLVAEDPTMRLEHNQDTHQVVLWCLGEAHADVALERLRSRYGVQVDVVAHRVPLRETFGGRASGRGRHVKQSGGHGQFAICEIDVEPLPGGSGIEFVDKVVGGAVPRQFIPSVEKGVRAQAAKGVAAGHPLIDVRVTLRDGKAHSVDSSDAAFQTAGALALREAAADAPINLLEPVAEVGVLIGDDYVGPVMSDLSGRRGRVLGTEQSAGRRTLIRAEVPEIEIGRYSVDLRALSHGTARFSRRYVRHEPMPAQVAERVREETLSA; encoded by the coding sequence ATGGGCGACAAGGCGCACACACACCCCGGAGCCGCCGGAAGGGCACAGGCGGCCGACCACCCCACGTCCGTACGGAACGTGGTGCTGGTCGGCCACTCCGGATCGGGCAAGACGACCCTGGTGGAGGCTCTCGCGCTGACCGCGGGAGCCGTGAACCGGGCGGGCCGGGTGGAGGACGGCGGCACCGTGTCCGACTACGACGACATCGAGCACCGGCAGCAGCGCTCGGTACAGCTCTCCCTGGTGCCCCTCGAATGGGACGGCATCAAGATCAACCTGTTGGACACTCCCGGATACGCCGACTTCGTCGGTGAACTCAGGGCCGGTCTGCGAGCGGCGGACGCGGCCCTCTTCGTCGTCTCGGCCTCCGACGGCGTGGACGGCCCCACCCGCATGATGTGGGACGAGTGCGCGGCCGTCGGCATGCCGCGGGCCATCGTCGTCACACACCTGGAGGCGGCACGCGCGGACTTCACCGAGATGACGCGCGTGTGCGCCCGGACGTTCGGCGGGGACGACCCCGACGCCGTCCTGCCGCTGTACCTGCCGCTGCACGGTCCGGAGGGACCCGACGGACACGCGCCCGTGACGGGCCTGATCGGACTGCTGACCCAGAAGCTGTTCGACTACTCGTCCGGCGAGCGCAAGGAGTACGAGCCCGACCCGGACCGGCTGCCGCTGATCGAGGAGGCCCGCGACCGGCTGATCGAGGGGATCATCGCGGAGAGCGAGGACGAGACTCTCATGGACCGCTACCTCGGCGGCGAACCGTGCGACGTCAAGACCCTGATCGAGGACCTGGAGAAAGCCGTCGCGCGCGGTGGGTTCTTCCCCGTCCTGGCCGCCGCCCCCGCGGCCGAGGGCACCCGCCAGGGCCTCGGCACGGTCGAACTGCTGGGGCTGATCACCGGCGGCTTCCCGACCCCGCTGGAACACGGCACACCGCGGGTGACCACCGTCGACGGCACACCGCGCGAGCTGAACCCGTGCGACCCCGACGCCCCGCTGGTCGCGGAGGTCGTCAAGACGTCGTCCGACCCGTACGTCGGGCGGATCTCGCTGATCCGGCTGTTCTCCGGCACCCTGCGCGCCGACCAGACGGTGCACGTCTCGGGACACGGGCTGGCCGACCGGGGCCACGAGGACCACGATGTCGACGAACGGATCGGCGCCCTGTCCACACCGTTCGGCAAGCAGCAGCGCCCGGTGTCCCACGTCATCGCGGGCGATCTCGCGTGCGTGGCGAAGCTGGGCCGCGCGGAGACCGGGGACACCCTGTCCGCCAAGGACGACCCCCTGCTGATGGAACCCTGGGAGATGCCCGACCCGCTGCTGCCCCTGGCCATCCAGGCACACAGCAAACCGGACGAGGACAAACTCTCGCAGGGACTGGCCCGCCTCGTCGCGGAGGACCCCACCATGCGCCTGGAGCACAACCAGGACACCCACCAGGTGGTCCTGTGGTGCCTGGGCGAGGCCCACGCGGACGTGGCCCTGGAGCGCCTGCGCAGCCGGTACGGCGTCCAGGTGGACGTCGTGGCCCACCGGGTGCCCCTGCGCGAGACCTTCGGCGGCAGGGCCTCCGGGCGCGGACGGCACGTCAAGCAGTCCGGCGGGCACGGGCAGTTCGCCATCTGCGAGATCGACGTGGAGCCGCTGCCGGGCGGTTCGGGCATCGAGTTCGTGGACAAGGTCGTCGGCGGCGCGGTGCCACGGCAGTTCATCCCGTCCGTCGAGAAGGGCGTACGGGCCCAGGCAGCCAAGGGAGTCGCGGCCGGTCACCCGCTGATCGACGTACGGGTGACACTGAGGGACGGAAAGGCGCACTCGGTGGACTCCTCCGACGCGGCCTTCCAGACGGCCGGCGCGCTGGCGCTGCGGGAGGCGGCCGCGGACGCGCCGATCAACCTCCTGGAGCCGGTGGCCGAGGTGGGCGTGCTGATCGGTGACGACTACGTGGGCCCGGTGATGAGCGATCTGTCCGGCCGGCGCGGCCGGGTGCTCGGCACCGAGCAGTCGGCGGGCCGACGCACCCTCATCAGGGCCGAGGTCCCGGAGATCGAGATCGGCCGGTACAGCGTCGATCTGCGGGCGCTCTCGCACGGCACCGCGCGTTTCAGCCGCCGGTACGTGCGGCACGAGCCGATGCCGGCGCAGGTCGCCGAGCGGGTCCGGGAGGAGACGCTCAGCGCCTGA